The DNA segment TCATTTGGAGATATCAAATTGATCTAATGAAGAGAGAAGGGATGGGACAAAAGATCACAAATTCAAATCTGTTtgttaacaaaaactaacaatattAACATTAACATTTGCCCATGAAAAACAACAACTATTCAGTAAGAtgcaaacaatttaaaaaatctcatttaaaaaaataaaagttattattgAATCATTTATACATGCAATCAGTGCTAGCTTGTGAGTTTCTGCAGGCATTTTAGCTAAGAAAGAACATGATGAAGTTCATCTGATCATCTAAAATTCTAAATGTCCACCAGGGCCTTCAATCTTGGTTTGGGAAAGGATTCCTCTGCTTATCCATAAAAAACATGTCATTAGAACCTTACAACTATGCAAGATATATCATCCTTGCTTTTCCTGGAAACTGCCTCTTCTATCAAGTGCTTTGCTGCAGCTTGAGCATCCTTTATTTGTCGAATAGATTCCACTGCTTCTTCGTTTGACATAACCTGAAAAcatcatgggaaatttttttatttataagtggATTACTAAACAAAAGTAGAAAATGCAAACAAGGGTTTTTGAGTAGTGTCTCCTAGATTTATTAAGGTAGTGTTTGATTAAGTTTATTTTGAGCTTCTCTTCTCTATAAAAGAACAAGTTATTAGGCCAAATAaaactttaagaaaatataatattaaaacaaaaccCTTTTTCAAGGAAAAGGCTAACAAGGGTTTTTAAGATACTAATACATCACACACCATGATTTCCAATGAAATCCTATCATGATTTCCCATAAAAACTTCTTTTTTCTAAACAAAGTACATCTTGAAAAAaagagtgttttttttataaaaaaagaaaaagctaacCTTCCATATTCCATCACTAGCCAGAATAAGAAACTCTGTATGTGGATCTACTTCCTCTACAAGCACATCAGGTTCTGAACTAAGATGCATCTTCAGGCTCCTGTCACCAAAAGCCCTTGCTACTGCCAGCTGTCCATCTACTCGAGGGACATCTCCTGCAGGAATCAGAAATTCAGATTACCAACTTTTGCTCATAATTTCTAATGCAATTCAATTTGAAACCAAAATGAATTGTATAGATAACAGCATACTTGCAAATCAAGTCCTTCTAACTAGTAGTTGTAGAAACTCTGAAAATCAAATGATTCTAAAGACTAAAGGAGCATTTGAAAGTGCTTATTTGGATTTACAAAAAATGACTTATAAACTTCATAGGCAAACTTAGAAATAAGTTACTATTTAAGGAGAGTTTATTGAAAAAGTGCTTAAATATGTTGTTTGCAcaatcacacacacaaaaatccaACATTTCAACACATGCAAATGTTGCACTTTCTGTGTTATAACAACATCAAAAAGCTGGTTTTTACCTGGAATTTTTGATACAAACCCGCCACGCCTCTcaatccattttttttccttgcttGGTTCATGATCCACAGATAGTTGTCTTGCCTTTCCATTCTCACAAATAACAGCTCTTGAGTCACCAACATTTGCTACTATAAGCTTCTGACCATCAATAAGTATTGCAGTCACAGCTGTTGACCCTCCTCGCCCCAACACAAGTGCTTGTTCCAATATTTTCTCATCTGTTTCAAGGTAAGCTCTCTTCACCGCGCTTTCTGTCTCAGTCCAAAAGTCATGCTGCTTGCAGCAAAACAGAAATATGAGTCAAAGAAGAATCACTTGAAGCAGGTCTTGAAGAATGTTATCATCATTATtagacaaaacttagatacagATCCTTAGATTTTGTTAGCGTTGCTCTCTTATCAAAATTGAAGTTTCACCTTAGTAATATTCGTAATAAAGATATATGCATTTACGGATTATTAAGGTGAAACTTCAATTTTGATCAAAGACGAGACCAGCACCTAAAGAAGTGTATCTAAGTTTTGCTGTCCATAACAGTTTTCATGAAAATGTGACCAAAATGAAGTAACatgaaattatgaattatgaaagtAACCTTTTACCTCTTTCAAGATGTTTTGGAAAAGGTGGTTCTGCAAATAGCTGGCAACATCATGGCCTAAGTGGCCATCAAATATTGCAAACAAGCCTAATTCTCTATCCTTTTCTTGCTTAAATTCCGAAACTAAATAATCTTCCATAGGATGTGCCGATTTGCccttcatcaagtgaaagccaTGTGTGATGTGTTTTGatattttgccttttcctttcccTGTGTCTGGTGGTGCAAACCCTGCTTTCACCTAGACACATGATGATCAAAGTAAACTTACGGAAGCTAGACCTTGAAACTAATAACAtgtttgaaaacaaataaaaataaaaatgtagagttctaattttaattttaaaaaatggaaaataattgAATTGCCACATTGTAAACTGTCAAGTCATGCATTTGAGCAAAAGAATACGAATCTAAAACAAAGTGAATGGTTCGTTTCCCAATTGAAAACTCAGCACATCAAATATCTTAATACTACGAGAACAGAAgaatggtctgcaatgatcagtTTCAGATGCTACAAATGAATCTCCACATATTTGATTCAAtgcattgaaatttgaaattttccaATCTACCTTTATCGCATGAAATCTTTGTATATATACTTTCTAAGCAAGAAAAAGACATTGAAAGAAAATCGTAGCATATCAAGCACTGTTCAGAAAGCTAGTTGAAAGAACAAATTAACTAGTTGCATTTTCTTGCAAACAAAGCAAGAAACCTCAAGATAACTCCATAACATTGCAAGAATTTGCATATGCAAAACACACCGATGAATAAACTTAAACTAGACTAGTTCAcaaatatgtaaattaatttgGCATGCTTAATTTGCATAAAAGAAttcagggtttttttttttttttctacttaccTTCATTATATGGAGGATGTCTTTGCCAGTCATGATGCTACAATGCTAGAAAAAGTTGTGTTGTGTGAAGAGTTGTTCTATGTTCAGAAATTCAAGACTTCAGAGAGACAGAAAATGAGGATATGGGGTATAAATAAGGGAACTTTGACTTTTGAGCACGTGACTTGCCCGCAACTTTTATCTTGTAGCCCACGTTCTTTGACCGCGTTCTTGCCGAcgtgatttttctttattttcaagttGGTCCCATCTCTTTCACATCGTTTTACCAAACTATGTTTTTAGTATCAACTTTCCCACTGGATCTTTGTTCCCATTTGTAtcaatggaaaaataaaagctcCATGACAAACAAGCAACGAAGATATTTGTGTGTCATTATGTTTTACTAAGTCATGAAGTAACCATTAAGCCTAAGCTTGAGATAACGAAAACTTCAAGATAAAttactttgatttttatatattatcaaacATGTAGATTAATTAACGGGAGATTAGTCTGACTTAATCCACggtctttaattattttgagtgtTGGACATGTAATTGTGATAAATTGAtagtttattcaaataaaattatctttcattatatatatatattcaatgttAATGTGATAATATTTGTGAATCTGAGGTTAAAGacatctttttttgttttgattgagCTTTTTTTTTGTACTGCTGTTTTGATTGAGTGAGTTTTATGGAAACTAAAATAGGTACATATATTGTGATGAATATGTGCAGAGAAGGGATTGTTGGGTAGGTGAGAGGGAATTTAATATTGAGAAAggggaaatttttttattgaattattacCCAGAGGTGGTTGTAACTTGCATCATGGAATCATGCATGATTGATATGAATTGCAACTGAGTCAATCAAAAGCAGCCACGTGGTTTAGAATGGATCAAAAGGGGTGACTttaatagagaaaaagaaagaaaatcactgCTCTGTGATTGATCTGGTAGATTGATTAGTGCATGCAAATTCTATtatatgattgttttttatgagGCCACGTTTCACAATTGTATAATATTGGCACGTTCTCACTCTCATCAAACTAAAGTAGAGGTGCAGACAGACCGAAGGAAATcaatagtttttaaatattactgttatttattaatattttagttttttgtgTACCGAACTTGAATTCGACCTCTTATGACAATGTCATAAGGCAATTATCATTGGAAGGAATCAAGACCATATGTTATTAatactttatttaaatataattgaacaaGCAAATAAAATACTacaatataacaaaaaataattgacataattaatatttttaatgttgttaattattaaactaaaataattaatataacaaGAAAagttttaatgttgtttttaatttttttaatcttattttaacCCTCCAATTTACCAAAAATTAAGAGATTTTGATTAATCTAGAATTCGAATGAAAGGTAAACAAAGTTtgacaaaaacttattttcGTCAAGGATTGGGTTTGGTGTAGTATCCCAACAAGATTTGGCCTTAACTTGTGCATTAATTAGTCTTTTAGGAAATTACTTGATTACTTCTCATAAAGTTTAGTATTaaggaatgataaaatatatttattttgacacaatatttatgataattattaatttttctctaaTTACTCTATTTTTATTGAAGTCAATCTTATTTGAGTTGTAACtacttatttatataatttaattttgattaaaaatacacATTTCTTGTTCTTTAATGTTATAAACATTGAAATAAACCAAAGCcaacaaaaatattgattttcataaatattaagACAAATTTACACTTGAGATTGAATAAAATTTCAACTGATCTagtacaaacttttttttttaatttataatttttttattatgttatctgattttattgataactaatctctgattaattttaataaaattttcttttattaattttatttttttcatctacaaAACTCAAATTCTCAATCTTACTTAAAAGGATTAAATCTATTATAAGACTAACGacttattgatatttttcttaatttatataataacataatatcatatacttttctttttaacacaATCGTCTCCTAATTACCTTATGCAGTTACATAGATTGAGGgaggaaaattgatgttaaaaagGATGAATATTGAGTGTGAAAAGGGGTGGTAGTGTAATTTACCTTAAACATTAATTACCTTacgcatgtttttttttttgagcgACTATTACGCATATTTTGCTTATAGAACATTGTCAACAATTGCTATTgtttcaacaaaaatataattttcaaaattaccgttaataaaatattaatcaagataaataatattttaatataaattaaatagatcgaattcaaaaataattaaaaatattaagttaaatcaattataaattataa comes from the Glycine soja cultivar W05 chromosome 6, ASM419377v2, whole genome shotgun sequence genome and includes:
- the LOC114417185 gene encoding probable protein phosphatase 2C 58, encoding MTGKDILHIMKVKAGFAPPDTGKGKGKISKHITHGFHLMKGKSAHPMEDYLVSEFKQEKDRELGLFAIFDGHLGHDVASYLQNHLFQNILKEHDFWTETESAVKRAYLETDEKILEQALVLGRGGSTAVTAILIDGQKLIVANVGDSRAVICENGKARQLSVDHEPSKEKKWIERRGGFVSKIPGDVPRVDGQLAVARAFGDRSLKMHLSSEPDVLVEEVDPHTEFLILASDGIWKVMSNEEAVESIRQIKDAQAAAKHLIEEAVSRKSKDDISCIVVRF